The segment CCCCTGAGACTTCTGGCGGTCATTATCCTTCTGTTGATTCTTTTGATCCTGGTTTCGATTTTGATTTTCCATGATATTATTTTTAAATGGTTAATAAAATTCCACCTTCAATTTACATCCTCAACTTCCTATCATTAAACCGATTAATAAACTTTAACAGCCAAATCAAAAATTTGTATAAAGGGGGAAATCTATGCAACAAATTGGTTTAAACTACCTAGGCCTTTACTTCGCTGTGGGAGGCGTCATAAACCACTTTACCGTTCTTAATGACAATTAATTGTGGACTTTCGTGAGGTACATTAAATTTAGACGCAATTTTATTGGAAATCTCCCGGTGACTCAGGAGATCCAGAAAATAAAGTTTTGCCTGTCCTTCCTTCAAATCGTATTCCTGCTCAAACTGTCTTAGTACCATTCTACTAATCCCGCAACTGGTTGAGTGCTTTAATATAACTACAGGTTTCTCTTTCGAAATTTGCTCTATTTCATCAAGGGTATCTACACTTGTCAACTCCTCCCACGGCACATTAATTATCTCACGCTTTGCAATATCTCTTTCACTTTTAAACATTTTATCAAAAAATCCCATTTCTCTTGTTTTTAAAAATATAAATTTAAAGGATGTACGATAAAATCTTGCCTATAGAACTATTAAAGTTTCTATAAGATCAGGATCCAAATATTTTAAGCCTTAATTTTACGATAATATAAGTAAGGCACCAGTCATTTTGTCGGTTTAAAAGCAAAATAACCAGCCATTTAGGCAGTCTCTTGCTGCTGGTATATGCTTTGCTAATTAGGTTTGAACATAAACTGAAAGCTATGAATCTTAACAACTTTACTATAAAATCACAGGAGGCCATCCAGCAAGCTCAACAGCTTGCACAAGAGCTTGGCCACCAGCAAATTGAAAATGAACACATTTTTAAAGCTATTACTTTAGTTGATGAAAACGTGACCCCATTTTTACTGAAGAAATTAAATATTAACGTCAACCTGTTTAATCAGATCATTGATAACACGTTACAAAGTTTCCCGAAAGTTAGCGGTGGAGACATTATGTTGTCAAGAGAGGCCTCCAAAACTTTAAATGAAGCCTCCAGTGTTGCTAAAAAAATGAACGATGAGTTTGTTTCTGTAGAACACCTTATCCTGGCCATCTTTAAATCCTCCAGTAAAGTCGCTCAAATTTTAAAAGACCAGGGTGCTACTGAAAAAGGTTTAAAATCAGCTATAGAGGAACTAAGAAAAGGAGATAGAGTTACTTCACAAAGTGCAGAAGAAACTTACAATTCCTTAAACAAATATGCCAAAAATCTCAATCAGCTTGCTGAAGAAGGAAAGCTTGATCCGGTAATCGGCCGGGACGAAGAAATACGAAGAGTTTTGCAAATCCTTTCCCGAAGGACCAAGAACAACCCAATGCTCGTGGGTGAACCGGGGGTTGGAAAAACAGCAATTGCTGAAGGACTTGCCCATAGAATAATTGCAGGAGATATTCCTGAAAATCTTAGGGATAAGCAAATCTATTCCCTGGATATGGGAGCATTAATCGCAGGTGCCAAATATAAAGGCGAATTTGAAGAGCGTTTAAAAGCAGTAGTGAAAGAAGTTACCATGGTAGTGAAGGTAATATAGTCCTTTTTATAGATGAGATCCACACTCTCGTAGGAGCAGGTGGAGGTCAGGGTGCAATGGATGCCGCTAATATTCTTAAACCTGCACTTGCACGAGGAGAACTTCGTGCGATAGGAGCTACTACTCTGGATGAGTATCAAAAATATTTTGAAAAGGATAAAGCACTGGAAAGAAGGTTCCAGAAGGTCATGGTAGATGAGCCGGACACTGAGAGTGCAATTTCGATCCTTAGAGGTATAAAGGAAAAATACGAAACCCACCATAAGGTTCGAATTAAAGACGAAGCAATTATTGCTGCCGTGGAGTTATCACAACGCTACATAACCAACAGGTTCTTACCTGATAAGGCTATTGACCTTATGGATGAATCAGCTTCTAAATTACGGATGGAGATCAACTCCAAGCCTGAAGAACTGGATGTTCTTGACAGGAAGATCACTCAGCTGGAAATCGAACTGGAAGCAATTAAGAGAGAAAATGATGAAAATAAACTGAAATCCCTTAGAGCTGACCTTGCCAACCTTAAAGAAGAAAGAAACGAGTTAAATGCTCGCTGGAAGAATGAAAAAGAAGTAGTAGATAATATCCAGACCGCAAAGTCTGATATTGAGCAATTTAAACTGGAAGCTGAAAGAGCTGAACGTGAAGGAGATTATGGTAAGGTTGCGGAGTTGCGGTATGGCAAAATAAAAGAGGCACAAGAACGGCTGGAAAAACTTCAGAAACAGCTTGATGAAAATCAGGACAGCCACACCCTTATAAAAGAGGAGGTGACTTACGAAGATATTGCAGAAGTTGTCGCAAAATGGACAGGAGTGCCTGTGACCAAAATGCTGCAAAGCGAGCGTGAAAAACTTCTAAAACTGGAAGATGAACTTCATAAGCGTGTTGTAGGTCAGGAAGAAGCTATTCAGGCAGTGAGTGACGCGGTGCGAAGAAGCCGTGCAGGCCTACAGGATCAGAAAAAGCCTATCGGGACATTCCTTTTCCTGGGAACAACAGGTGTTGGTAAGACCGAATTAGCTAAAGCTCTGGCAGAATATCTCTTTGACGATGAGGCAGCAATGACGAGGATAGATATGAGTGAGTACCAGGAGCGCCACGCTGTAAGTCGCCTTGTGGGTGCACCTCCGGGATATGTTGGTTATGATGAAGGAGGACAATTAACTGAGGCTGTAAGAAGAAAACCTTATTCAGTCGTCCTTCTGGATGAAATTGAAAAGGCGCATCCCGACACCTTTAACATCCTGTTACAGGTGTTGGATGAGGGAAGACTTACCGATAACAAAGGAAGACTTGCTGATTTTAAGAACACCATTATTATTATGACCTCCAACATGGGTTCTCAAATTATTCAGGAGAAATTTGAGGCAGTAAAGGATATAGAAACAGCGATGGAAAGCGCAAAAACTGAAGTACTCGGGCTGTTAAAACAAAGTGTAAGACCGGAATTCATCAACAGGATAGACGATATAGTAATGTTCACGCCGCTATCGCAGAAGGATATCCGAAAGATCGTTGATCTCCAATTAAAAGATGTGAAAAAGATGCTGGCAAAACAGGGAATTGTATTGGACGCAACAGAAGAAGCCATAAAATTCCTTGCTACACGTGGTTTTGATCCTCAATTTGGTGCACGTCCTGTAAAACGTGTAGTGCAAAGAGAAGTATTAAACAAACTATCTAAAGAAATCCTTTCAGGAAAAGTAACTACAGATAGTATTATCCTTCTTGATGAGTTCAACGATAACCTGGTCTTTAGAAATCAGGATGCGGTTGAAATTGAAAGTTAGTATCAGGTATATACATAAAAAAGGGCTGTTTTTACAGCCCTTTTCCTTTATTATATGTTACCTATAGTCGGTCAATTTCTCTTTTGAGTTCTTCCTTAGACTTTCCGGTTTTTTCCTGAAGTCTACCGAGCATCTCATCAAATTTCCCTTCGGAATACGTAGTATCATCATCGGTAAGATCTCCATAATTTTGTTTGAACTTACCTTTTACCTGTTTCCATTTTCCTTCTAATTGATCATTATTCATAACTTTCATTTTTGAGGGTTAATAATAAATAAATTTACCCCTTAATAAAAAGTTTTTATCTCAACGATATCACATTTTTCTCTTAAGGGAGTGTTATTTTTGCATTCAAATTTTCATATATGCTAAAGAAGATCATCCTTCTCCTCATGGTTTTGATATTGTGCTCGTGTGGAACTAACAAAAAGCTGATTTCCGCTAATGTCCAGGTAAAATTTCTGGATGATTTTATTATTTCTGAAGATCTTGAAGTAGGAGGCACAAAAGTGGGTGGATTGTCTGGTATAGATTATCACGACGGAACTTATTACCTTGTGGCAGATCATCCGGGCAATCCAAGGTTCTATAAAGCCAGGATAGAAATAAGAGAACGTAAAATAGATTCAGTAATTATTTCTGAAGTAATTGAACTTAAAAGAGAATCCTCCGATTTTTTAAAATTGAACACCCTTGACCTGGAGTCTATCCGCTTCAATCCCAAAACAGAAGAATTTATTTTCACTAGTGAAGGTTCCATTCAAAATGGTAAAGATCCGTCTGTTTTTAGTACGACCTCATCGGGAGAATATATTTCCCATTATGAACTTCCTGCATACTTTAAATCTTCAGGAGAACAGTCACCCCGGAATAATGGCGTATTTGAAGGTTTAGCTCCAGGTTATGATAAGACAGGATATTGGGTGGGTATGGAATTACCACTTAAGAAGGATGGATCTAAACCTAAATTATTCCCTACCAAATCCCCTATCCGAATATCCTTTTATAATAAAGATGGAGAAGCTACGAAACAATTTGTAATGCAACTTGAAGGAATCACTAAAATTCCATGGTTGTATTTTGCAGTAAATGGTTTGACTGAATTACTGGAATACGCGCCAGGCCAATTTCTCGTTCTCGAAAGGGCATTCTCTGCTTAGCCACGGCAGCAATGGCAATACTGTGAGAATTTTTGATGTAGACGCACGGAATGCCACAAATACGCTCGGTGCCGACAACTTAAGAAAGATAGATTATATAGCTGCGAAAAAAACTCTCGTTTTTGATTTTAAATCCATCAGGAAAGACCTTAAAGAACAAATAATCGACAATCTTGAATCAATAACTTTTGGACCGGATCTTCCAAATGGTAACAAAACACTTCTGTTAGCGTCAGATAACAACTTTAATTCTTTGGGGAGACAAATTTCCCAGATAATCTTAATGGAGTTAATAATAAAGAACTAAACTATGGAAAAACTAATATTATTCTTTTTACCCCTCTTCTTCTCCTGTAGCTTTGGAGATAAAAACACTACACCCCAGGAAACTTCAGAAGAACCGACTACTTACTATTTTATCCGCCACGCCGAGAAAGACATTTCCAATCCAAATAATCCTGATCCTGAACTTACTGAAGAAGGAATAAAACGATCAGAAAAGTGGGCAGAGGTTTTTAGAGATATTTCCTTTGATGCTATCTACAGTTCCGATTTTAAACGTACAAGAAATACTGCCCAAAAAATTGCAGATTTTCAGGAAAAGGAAGTTCAGCTTTACGATGTTAGTAAGCTGAATGATGAAAATTTTCAAAAAAACACGAAAGGAAAAACGGTTCTTGTTGTGGGTCACAGCAACACTAATCCCGCTTTTGTGAATTATATTCTGGAAGAGAAAAAATACAAAGATATAGAAGAGAGCGAAAGCGGAAGTTTATTTATTGTTACGCTAATGCCAAACGGAACAAAGACTTCTGAAGTGCTTTACATAAATTAAAATTTACTGTTCTTCAATTCTGGTTACTAAATTCTGGCTCTTGTATCCGGTTTCCCGTATCTTGCCTATAAATCGAAATTTAAATAAATGACATTTGAAGACCTTCCTTTATCCCAAAATATCCTACAAGGAATAGCAGAACTTGGTCACAATACTCCTACTCCGGTTCAGGAAAAGGTAATTCCTGAGGTTCTGAGAAGGAATGATGTTTTGGCTTCGGCTCAAACAGGTACAGGAAAAACGGGAGCTTTTGCTATTCCGCTTTTGCAGCTTTTACAGAAGCAGGTGGCAAAGGAAAGTTCAGAAAAACATCCTACTGTCCTTATAATTAGCCCCACCAGGGAACTGGCGGTACAGATCGAGGAAAACATAAGATCTTATGCAAGGTTTACTGATGTTAAATCAGGAGTTGTTTTTGGTGGTGCATCAATGCAGCCTCAAATCAATTTGCTGCGCGATGGGCTTCATATCCTTGTAGCGACTCCGGGAAGATTGCTGGATCTGAGAAAACAGGGATATATTGATCTTGATAAGATAGAAGTGCTGGTGCTTGATGAAGCTGACCTCATGTTGGATATGGGCTTTATTGATGAAGTTCAAAAGATAATCCGGTTATCATCTAATCTTGTACAAAGGCTGATGTTTTCTGCCACTATTCCTCCTAAAGTACAGGACCTCGCGAAAACACTACTTCAGGAGCCCGAAAGAATTGAGGTGGATCAAAATTCTTCTGCCGCCCCGGAAGTACAACAGAAACTCTACCTGGTTCCAAAACAGGACAAAACCGAACTTCTCCTTTTTGTTATGCGGAATGTGGTGAAGGAAAAATCGGTATTGATTTTCCGAAGAACAAAATTCGGCGTGGAGAAAGCTTTTGATTCCCTCAATAAGAACGGTTTTAAAGCTGAAGCTCTGCACGGGGATAAGAGTCAAAGCGAACGTTCTATCGCTTTAAACAAATTCAAGAACAAAGAGGTAAACATCCTGGTAGCCACCGATGTTGCTGCGAGAGGACTGGATATTGATCTACTGGATTACGTAATAAATTTTGATATTCCCAATCTACCGGAAGTATACGTGCACCGCATTGGCCGAACTAAGCAGGGCAGGGAATGTAGGAGCTTCCATCTCCTTTTGCAGTGCAGATGAAAGAGACTATATTAAAAATATCGAGAAGCTAATTGGTACAACAATTCCTATGGAAGAGAACCATCCTTACCCGCAGGCTAAAGATGCTACTCCTCCTGTTCATAAAAAGAAAGGCAGCAAACATAAAAAAGGAAGAAAAGGGAGTGGTTCAAAAGAAAATAAGAAGCGCTGGTACTAGGGTTGGTTATAGGTTATAGGTTATAGGTTATAGGTTATAGGTTATAGGTTATAGGTTATAGGTTATAGGTTATAGGTTATAGGTTATAGGTTATAGGTTATAGGTTATAGGTTATAGGTTATAAAATTAAAAAATGAAATCTGAAACCATAAGACTTTAACCTTAAAAAATATTGTTATAACTACAATTTTCAAGCACCTTTCAGGCATTTTGGATACATATAGATAAACCATACCCGAAAAATGAAAAACATTTTATTTTTTCTGTCATTAATGCTTTTTATTTCCTGTAGTAGCGATGAAGAACCCATTAATGACCAGCAGTTAAATGGAAACTGGTTTTTAACTGATATTGACTGTTTTTGCGGATTTGATTCTTCCATAGAAATAAAGGATTTCAAACTCAGGATTGACGATTCTGAAAAAGTACTTTATCTAAACAACCCAACTGAAGATTATTTTTACATTGCAGAATCAGGGGCTTATGAGTATGTACTGGAAACAGGATCTATAATTAAAGTCATTGGTGGAGATTCTTTTTATTACGAACTTCAGGGATCTAAACTTTATTTAACCCGCATTGATGATCCTGCAATTGCTGATGATGAACTTTATCTAATTTATGAAAGAGCGGGAAACTAATATTCAGTACTAACATAACAAAAAAAACTCCGAAGATCTTTCGGAGTTTTTCTGTTAATACCTGGATTATCTTACCAGTTTCTTGTATTTGATTCGCTTCGGCATTAAATCTCCACCTAAACGTTTTTTCTTGTTCTCTTCATATTCAGAAAAACTTCCTTCAAAAAAGTAAACTTGTGAGTCTCCTTCAAAAGCCAGGATATGGGTACAAACCCTATCCATAAACCACCTGTCGTGAGAGATTACCACCGCACAACCTGCAAAGTTTTCCAAACCTTCTTCCAAAGCTCTCAACGTGTTTACGTCAAGGTCGTTTGAAGGCTCATCCAGTAACAGTACGTTCCCTTCTTCTTTTAAGGTCATTGCGAGGTGAAGCCTGTTTCTTTCCCCACCCGATAATGCGCTTACTTTTTTGTTTTGCTCACTTCCTCCAAAGTTGAATCTGCTAAGGTATGCACGGGAATTTACCTGTCTTCCTCCCATCATCACCAGTTCCTGACCATCACAAAAGTTCTCCCAAATGGACCTGTTAGGATCTATATTAGAATGACTTTGATCTACATAAGCGATCTTTACAGTATCCCCTACTTCAAAATTCCCTTTGTCCGGCTGTTCTTCGCCCATGATCATCTTGAAAATAGTGGTTTTACTTAGCACCGTTAGGACCTATAATTCCTACGATTCCCGCTTGTGGCAGAGTGAAATTTAGGTCTTCATAAAGCAACTTGTCACCAAAGGCCTTGCTCACCCCTTTAGCTTCAATAACATTGGTTCCTAAACGAGGGCCGTTAGGAATATAGATCTCCAGCTTTTCATCCATTTGCTTTTGATCCTGGCTCATTAATTTATCGTAATTATTTAAACGGGCTTTTTGCTTCGTCTGCCTTCCTTT is part of the Antarcticibacterium sp. 1MA-6-2 genome and harbors:
- a CDS encoding DEAD/DEAH box helicase, whose amino-acid sequence is MTFEDLPLSQNILQGIAELGHNTPTPVQEKVIPEVLRRNDVLASAQTGTGKTGAFAIPLLQLLQKQVAKESSEKHPTVLIISPTRELAVQIEENIRSYARFTDVKSGVVFGGASMQPQINLLRDGLHILVATPGRLLDLRKQGYIDLDKIEVLVLDEADLMLDMGFIDEVQKIIRLSSNLVQRLMFSATIPPKVQDLAKTLLQEPERIEVDQNSSAAPEVQQKLYLVPKQDKTELLLFVMRNVVKEKSVLIFRRTKFGVEKAFDSLNKNGFKAEALHGDKSQSERSIALNKFKNKEVNILVATDVAARGLDIDLLDYVINFDIPNLPEVYVHRIGRTKQGRECRSFHLLLQCR
- a CDS encoding esterase-like activity of phytase family protein, which codes for MLKKIILLLMVLILCSCGTNKKLISANVQVKFLDDFIISEDLEVGGTKVGGLSGIDYHDGTYYLVADHPGNPRFYKARIEIRERKIDSVIISEVIELKRESSDFLKLNTLDLESIRFNPKTEEFIFTSEGSIQNGKDPSVFSTTSSGEYISHYELPAYFKSSGEQSPRNNGVFEGLAPGYDKTGYWVGMELPLKKDGSKPKLFPTKSPIRISFYNKDGEATKQFVMQLEGITKIPWLYFAVNGLTELLEYAPGQFLVLERAFSA
- a CDS encoding CsbD family protein; its protein translation is MNNDQLEGKWKQVKGKFKQNYGDLTDDDTTYSEGKFDEMLGRLQEKTGKSKEELKREIDRL
- a CDS encoding phosphoglycerate mutase family protein; the protein is MEKLILFFLPLFFSCSFGDKNTTPQETSEEPTTYYFIRHAEKDISNPNNPDPELTEEGIKRSEKWAEVFRDISFDAIYSSDFKRTRNTAQKIADFQEKEVQLYDVSKLNDENFQKNTKGKTVLVVGHSNTNPAFVNYILEEKKYKDIEESESGSLFIVTLMPNGTKTSEVLYIN
- a CDS encoding esterase-like activity of phytase family protein translates to MRIFDVDARNATNTLGADNLRKIDYIAAKKTLVFDFKSIRKDLKEQIIDNLESITFGPDLPNGNKTLLLASDNNFNSLGRQISQIILMELIIKN
- the ytxJ gene encoding bacillithiol system redox-active protein YtxJ; translation: MGFFDKMFKSERDIAKREIINVPWEELTSVDTLDEIEQISKEKPVVILKHSTSCGISRMVLRQFEQEYDLKEGQAKLYFLDLLSHREISNKIASKFNVPHESPQLIVIKNGKVVYDASHSEVKA